CATGCCGGGACGCAGGGTCACGATCGTGGGCGCGTGGCCGGGCATGGCGGTCAGATCGCCGTCATTGCCCGGCAGGCGCACCTCGCGCACGGGAACGGAGGCCAGGCTCCGTTCCGGCGACACGAGGTCGAACTGCATGGTATCGGCCATCTGGATCCCCCTTACGCGGCTTCGGCGGCAAGGCGCTGAGCCTTGGCCTTCACGTCGTCGATGTCGCCGACCATGTAGAAGGCGCCCTCGGGCAGGTGGTCGTATTCACCCGCGACGACCGCCTTGAACGAGGCGATGGTCTTCTCCAGCGGCACCTGGACGCCGTCGGATCCGGTGAACACCTTGGCCACGTCGAAGGGCTGCGACAGGAAGCGCTGGATCTTGCGCGCGCGGGTCACGGTCAGCTTGTCCTCTTCGGACAGCTCGTCCATGCCCAAGATCGCGATGATGTCCTGCAGCGACTTGTACTTCTGCAGGATGCCCTGCACGTCGCGAGCAACCTGGTAGTGCTCCTCGCCGACGACGGCGGGATCCAGGATGCGCGAGTTCGAGTCCAGCGGGTCCACGGCCGGGTAGATGCCGAGTTCCGAGATCGCGCGCGACAGAACCGTCGTGGCGTCGAGGTGGGCGAAGGTCGTGGCGGGCGCCGGGTCGGTCAGGTCGTCGGCCGGAACATAGACGGCCTGGATCGAGGTGATCGAGCCGTTCTTGGTCGAGGTGATACGTTCCTGCATCGCGCCCATGTCGGTGGCCAGCGTCGGCTGATAGCCCACGGCGGACGGGATGCGGCCCAGCAGCGCCGACACCTCGGAGCCTGCCTGCGTAAAGCGGAAGATGTTGTCCACGAAGAACAGCACATCCGTGCCCGAGGCGTCGCGGAACTGCTCCGCCAGCGTCAGGCCGGTCAGGGCGACGCGCATGCGGGCCCCCGGCGGCTCGTTCATCTGGCCATAGACCAGCGCCACTTTCGACTCCGACAGGTTGTCGGGGACGATCACGCCCGATTCCACCATCTCGTGATAGAGGTCGTTGCCCTCGCGGGTCCGCTCGCCCACACCGGCGAACACGGAATAGCCCGAGTGCACCTTGGCGATGTTGTTGATCAGCTCCATGATCAGAACCGTCTTGCCCACGCCGGCACCGCCGAACAGGCCGATCTTGCCGCCCTTGGAATAGGGCGCCAGCAGGTCGATGACCTTGATGCCGGTCACCAGGATCTCCGAGCTGGTCGCCTGAGCGGCGAAGTCGGGCGCGGACTGGTGGATCGCACGGGTCTCGCTGGCGGCAAGGGCTGCGCCCTCGTCCACGGGCTCGCCCACGACGTTCAGGATGCGGCCCAGGGTCACGTCGCCCACGGGCACCATGATCGGGCTGCCGGTGTCCGACACGGGCTCGCCGCGGACCAGACCTTCGGTCGCGTCCATGGCGATGGTGCGGACGGTGTTCTCGCCCAGATGCTGGGCGACTTCCAACACCAGCTTCTTGCCGTTGTTGTGGGTCACCAGCGCGTTCAGGATCGCCGGAAGCGTGTCCCCGAACTGCACGTCGACGACGGCGCCGATCACCTGCGTGATTTTACCAGTGGCCTCTGCCATGTTGTCACCTTTGCTTTA
Above is a window of Paracoccus liaowanqingii DNA encoding:
- the atpD gene encoding F0F1 ATP synthase subunit beta gives rise to the protein MAEATGKITQVIGAVVDVQFGDTLPAILNALVTHNNGKKLVLEVAQHLGENTVRTIAMDATEGLVRGEPVSDTGSPIMVPVGDVTLGRILNVVGEPVDEGAALAASETRAIHQSAPDFAAQATSSEILVTGIKVIDLLAPYSKGGKIGLFGGAGVGKTVLIMELINNIAKVHSGYSVFAGVGERTREGNDLYHEMVESGVIVPDNLSESKVALVYGQMNEPPGARMRVALTGLTLAEQFRDASGTDVLFFVDNIFRFTQAGSEVSALLGRIPSAVGYQPTLATDMGAMQERITSTKNGSITSIQAVYVPADDLTDPAPATTFAHLDATTVLSRAISELGIYPAVDPLDSNSRILDPAVVGEEHYQVARDVQGILQKYKSLQDIIAILGMDELSEEDKLTVTRARKIQRFLSQPFDVAKVFTGSDGVQVPLEKTIASFKAVVAGEYDHLPEGAFYMVGDIDDVKAKAQRLAAEAA